A window of Candidatus Methylomirabilis sp. genomic DNA:
GGTGTCTTCGAGCTACTCCCATTCCGGGAAGGTACGTTTGCCTTGGCCAAAGCGGTCGCAGCGGGCCGTGCGCACTCGGTTATTGGGGGAGGCGATACGGCGGCCGCGGTCTCCATGGCTGGCGTTGCGGAGCAAATGACCCACATCTCGACTGGAGGCGGCGCATCGTTGGAGTTTCTGGAAGGAAAGGAACTGCCAGGGATCGCTGCGCTCACAGATAAAGGCTAGGGGATAAGGGTGATCGTTGAATGAACTTATTCATTGTTTTGCTAACCCCGAACCCCTAACCCCTAACCCCTATACCCTAGATTCTCATGCGGACACCACTTATTGCTGGAAATTGGAAAATGTATAAAACCTCGTCCGAAGCGACCGCATTGGCGGAAGCGGTGGTGAGGGCGCTTTCGACACCCGACGGGACCCAGGTTGTGGTCTGCCCTCCATTCACAGCACTTGCTGCTGTTGGTCGGGTTGTTGCCGGGTCGAGGATCGGGTTGGGCGCGCAGGACCTGCATTGGGCAAAGGAAGGAGCCTACACCGGCGAGGTGTCGGCCGAGATGCTTCGAGATATCGGGTGCCGTTATGTCATCATTGGCCACTCCGAGCGACGCCAGTATTTCGGGGAAACGGATGAGAGTGTGAATAAGAAGAGCTGTGCGGCCTTAGCAAGCAACCTGATTCCGATCATCTGTATCGGTGAAACCCTCGCCGAGCGAGAGGCGGGACGCGCCTATGCTGTTGTGGAGACACAGATCAAGGGGGCGTTATCAGGCCTCACGCCCGAGCAGGTTCAGCAGCTTATCCTCGCATATGAGCCGGTCTGGGCCATCGGCACTGGACAAACGGCCACCCCAGGTCAGGCTGAGGAGATGCACGCTCATATCCGAAAGACCATCGCTCTGCTGTTTGGTGCCGAGATCGCTCACGGTGTTCGCATCCTCTATGGGGGAAGTGTCAAGCCCGATAATGCCAAGGAGTTGCTGGGGCGATCGGAGATCGACGGCGCACTGGTTGGCGGGGCCAGTCTACAAGCTGATTCATTTGCGGCGATCGCAAAAGCCGCGATAAGATGACAGGGCAGAGAGTTGAGGGTATAGGGTTTAGGGAAGAAGCTCTAGACCCTAACCCCTAGACCCTAACCCCTGTCTTTTAAGGAGATACGCATGGTCATCGCGCTTTCCGTTGTGCATCTGCTCATTGCAGTGATCCTTATTGTGGTTGTGCTCCTCCAGAGCGGCAAAGGCGCTGACATCGGCGCCGCCTTTGGCGGCGGTTCGAGCCAGACCGTCTTCGGCGGACGTGGCGCCGCTACCTTCTTGAGTAAGCTGACCTTGGTGGCGGCTATTCTCTTTATGGTCTCGTCGATCATGCTGACTCTTTTTTCGGACCGCAGGGGTAGTTCATCGGTGATCACAGAGGAACGGGTTAAGCAGATCGTTCCGGCTCCTGTATCTCCTCCGGCCGGTACCCCGGCGTCGCCAACGTCTCCGGCCGGGCCGATACCGCCAGGGCAGGTCCCTCCAGCCGCTAAATAATAAGGGTTCATCGTTCAGGGTTCAGAGTTCATAGGGCCGAAGTGCCTGGACCGTAACAATCCACGAACTGCAACCTCTTATCTATGAACGATGTACTCACAACCATGAACGCCTTCGGGCGAGGATTCTGGGGCCGCTTAAGTCGCGGCTTCGCTCATGCGTTTGCGCTTCGCTGGCATGAGAGCCGGCTCAAGGCAGAAGATCTCGCGCTGTTGGATCGTTTTGCCGGCCTTCTCGCCGATCGCGGTCTTACCACGCCTGCCATATTCCTCGTAGAGTCTCTTGCCCCGCTCGGTTTCCTTGCAAGCCAACTGGTCCATGCCATGACACCGATCATGGGAATGGTTGCTCCCCCTGATGACATCGAACGGCTCGCGCATCTACTGGAACGAGGAGAGACTCCGGCGCTCTTCATCGAGCGACTCCGGCGCGCAGAGGATGGCACGGAACGCGAAGCGCGCAATTCCCCCATCCCCTCTTTACAAAATGGGTGCATGGGGGGATTTGAGGCGCGAGGCGCCGAAGAGGGAGGAGATCATCGTGAGTCGTGAGATGACGGCGATTTTGGCCACTGACTGTGGGAGCACGACTACCAAGGCGATTCTGATTGAGAAGGTGGGGGAAGAGTACCGCCAGACCTTCCGCGGCGAGTCCCCGACCACCGTTGAGGCGCCGTTTGACGATGTGACCCGCGGGGTACTGAATGCCATTCAGGAGGTGGAGGAGCTGTCCGGGCGGCGAATCCTGGACGGAGAGACGATCCTGACGCCTGCCGAGGGCAGGAGCGGGGTCGATATCTATGTCTCCACGAGCAGCGCCGGTGGAGGTCTCCAGATGATGGTGGCGGGTGTGGTGATGGCGATGACCGCCGAGAGCGCCCAGCGGTGTGCCCTTGGCGCCGGCGCCATCGTCATGGACGTGCTGGCCAGCAATGATGGCAGGGCTGCCCATGAGAAGATCGAGCGAATCCGGGTTCTGAGGCCCGATATGATTTTGCTGTCAGGCGGGACTGATGGCGGAACCATCTCGCACGTTGTAGAGCTGGCGGAGTATATCCGGGCAGCCGATCCAAAGCCCCGGCTCGGCGGGAGCTTTAAGCTGCCGGTGATCTTTGCCGGGAATAAAGATGCGCGCGGCCGGATTCAGGAGATTCTGGGCGATCGGACGGCCCTTGTCATGGCGGACAATATTCGACCTATCCTGGAGCGGGAGAATCTTGCGCCGGCCCGCCACAAGATCCATGATCTGTTCCTCGAGCATGTCATGGCTCAGGCGCCGGGATATGGAACGCTAATGGGGTGGACAGGGGCGCCGATCATGCCCACGCCCGCCGCCGTCGGTCTCATCATGGAGAATGCGGCGAGAGCGCAGGGGTTGAACCTGCTTGGTGTGGACATCGGTGGCGCTACGACGGATGTCTTTTCGGTAGTGGATGGGCAGTTCACCCGGACAGTCAGCGCCAATCTGGGGATGAGCTACAGCATCAGTAATGTCCTGGCCGAGGCCGGCATCGAGAAGATCGAACGATGGCTGGCCGATCCGCTTGCAGAGCAGGAGATGCGGAATCGGATCAAGAATAAGATGATTCGCCCCACCACGATCCCTCAGACGCAGGCGGATCTGGCTCTGGAGCAAGCAGTGGCGCGGGAGGCGCTTCGTCTTGCGTTCGAGCAGCACAAGGCGCTGGCAGTCGGCCTGAAGGGCGTGCAGCGGGAACGAACCATCGCAGATGCCTTCGAGCAGGGAGAGGACGAGAAGAGTCTCATTGACCTGTACAAGATCGACCTGATCATCGGGAGCGGTGGGATCCTCTCCCACGCACCGCACCGCGTCCAGGCGATGATGATGATGATCGACGCCTATCAGCCGCTTGGGCTGACGCGCTTCGCGGTAGACAGTATCTTCATGATGCCGCACCTGGGTGTACTGTCAGAGGTCAATGAGCGAGCGGCCACTGAGGTGTTCCTCAAAGATTGTCTGGTTCCACTGGGCAGTTGCCTGGCCGCCGAGGGACGGGTGAGTCGCGGCGAGCCCTGTTTCGCGTATACCATCAGATTTGCAGACGGAAGGCTCGCGCAGGGAACCCTCCGCTTCGGAGAGATCCTTCGCATCGGTCTTCCGTCGGGGGCAGAAGCCGACCTCCAGGCGGAGCCGTCGAAGAGCTTTGATCTGGGTGCCGGGAAGGGGAAACCGGTTCAACTTCAGGCGAAAGGCGGCGTGGTCGGGTTGATCCTGGATGCCAGGGGACGGCCGCTTTCCTTGGCAGAAAAGGAGTCGGAGCGGGTCGCCCAGCTACAAGCCTGGGCCAAGGCGGTCGAGCTATACCCCAAACAAAACGAAAAACAGGGTGTTCAGAGTTCGTAGTTCATCGTCATAGACAGAAGGTTGCGGAACGTGAAGTCATATTTTCGGTTTTGCTGATTCTTGATTGTGGACTATGAACTATGAACCATGAACGGCGGAGCTAGTGATGGCTCATTCATACACACCAGGCTTGCGCATGGCGCCGCAGACCGTGATCCGGAAGCGGCGGATCTTGCCGATTCCGGGGCAGGTGCTTGTTCAGGCAGGACAAGCGGTCACTGCGACCACGGTGATCGCTCAGACCGAGTTGCCAGGCAAGGTCCATGCGGTGAATGTGGTCAACCTGCTGGGGATCGTCCCCCAGGAAATCCGGCGCTATATGTTGAAACGGGAGGGTGATGCGGTTCAAGCCGGCGAGCCGCTGGCCGAAAACAAGCCATTCATCAAATGGATGAAGGTCCAGGTCCCGTCCCCTATCACCGGAACGATCGAGACCGTGTCCGAGGTGACCGGGCAGGTGTTCTTGAGGGAGCCGCCAAGGCCCCTGGCCCTGACTGCCTATCTGGACGGCCATGTTGTTGAGACCTTTCCGGGCCAAGGGGCGACAGT
This region includes:
- the secG gene encoding preprotein translocase subunit SecG, giving the protein MVIALSVVHLLIAVILIVVVLLQSGKGADIGAAFGGGSSQTVFGGRGAATFLSKLTLVAAILFMVSSIMLTLFSDRRGSSSVITEERVKQIVPAPVSPPAGTPASPTSPAGPIPPGQVPPAAK
- the tpiA gene encoding triose-phosphate isomerase, whose translation is MRTPLIAGNWKMYKTSSEATALAEAVVRALSTPDGTQVVVCPPFTALAAVGRVVAGSRIGLGAQDLHWAKEGAYTGEVSAEMLRDIGCRYVIIGHSERRQYFGETDESVNKKSCAALASNLIPIICIGETLAEREAGRAYAVVETQIKGALSGLTPEQVQQLILAYEPVWAIGTGQTATPGQAEEMHAHIRKTIALLFGAEIAHGVRILYGGSVKPDNAKELLGRSEIDGALVGGASLQADSFAAIAKAAIR
- a CDS encoding glutamate mutase L, which gives rise to MTAILATDCGSTTTKAILIEKVGEEYRQTFRGESPTTVEAPFDDVTRGVLNAIQEVEELSGRRILDGETILTPAEGRSGVDIYVSTSSAGGGLQMMVAGVVMAMTAESAQRCALGAGAIVMDVLASNDGRAAHEKIERIRVLRPDMILLSGGTDGGTISHVVELAEYIRAADPKPRLGGSFKLPVIFAGNKDARGRIQEILGDRTALVMADNIRPILERENLAPARHKIHDLFLEHVMAQAPGYGTLMGWTGAPIMPTPAAVGLIMENAARAQGLNLLGVDIGGATTDVFSVVDGQFTRTVSANLGMSYSISNVLAEAGIEKIERWLADPLAEQEMRNRIKNKMIRPTTIPQTQADLALEQAVAREALRLAFEQHKALAVGLKGVQRERTIADAFEQGEDEKSLIDLYKIDLIIGSGGILSHAPHRVQAMMMMIDAYQPLGLTRFAVDSIFMMPHLGVLSEVNERAATEVFLKDCLVPLGSCLAAEGRVSRGEPCFAYTIRFADGRLAQGTLRFGEILRIGLPSGAEADLQAEPSKSFDLGAGKGKPVQLQAKGGVVGLILDARGRPLSLAEKESERVAQLQAWAKAVELYPKQNEKQGVQSS